From the Pungitius pungitius chromosome 6, fPunPun2.1, whole genome shotgun sequence genome, one window contains:
- the incenp gene encoding inner centromere protein A isoform X2 has translation MNSVQSSVQSLMQLFDGKAQEFTNDINTVHMVWLEEIQQEANRMFSREFNAEPELMPKTPSQKKNSRRKRVSLGHQEENQARRRFSKGKRSNLRGSSVKSLNFIPEEETIPAACTSEANTNTTTTATEPKRSTRKNKPTTADVAEEASHPPSAFQAEDVQNKKPELVEEKKVDKTSEVNDAEDWSDHSGTSPRTSPAIPSPGVVVSISPSDRLSAEALVPRLPSPGRSAAKIAIAGAAQSSRRSSVRCSLKLRHSLAGLRHSMTQESVRRASRRSMLKRKVSRAGNSACSSNVDEDSSVDSAEENNREAILDVAIVDTEDKAEAQEWKEMPEILVNPSPRLSMQRVTRSVAANSVALAPPPLFSSEKMFLTPSKRTVTDKPPTSLSGPKSRQSTKRKAPDTAEESPTKKRTPPKKTQSAMRPNMKSFLHTVQKNQMLMMTPNSLGRSAVIKSFIKHTTPLKIDPKLSIGIVTKERYKLEALKRKQELEEERMKKMDDEKKKKQDELKRKRDERLRRVFEAKVKEEQREVEKKKKIEQKMAQIDEKNDKRMADDKAKKKVAIKRQEELEQKRKLEEEAKKKKIQQAEEEKRQQESLAKKKAEEEEQRARKLAEARRALERERELELERERLAAAAERERIEKEKAVALQRELERAAREKERRDLEEKRKALEKRMERQRLAAEEREAAVKKAAAAAAAAAAQAASSLNTTVDIERSVMSTPVGKGVCLNVTVDIEKSPQSYSITPKGGNKPLPKSADDYGMDQNSDDSTDDESAPRKPIPSWAEGHHLQQIIMKQYFNPPDLDSFFGVVEPPKLENIFYKSKPRYFKRTSSAVWHSPPIGSK, from the exons ATGAACTCCGTACAGTCATCCGTACAGTCCCTCATGCAACTGTTTGATGGCAAAGCACAAGAATTTACCAATGACATTAATACTGTCCACATGGTTTGgctggaggagatccaacagGAGGCCAACCGAATGTTCTCCAG agAGTTTAATGCTGAGCCAGAATTGATGCCGAAAACTCCATCGCAGAAAAAGAATAGTCGGAGGAAGCGCGTGTCCTTGGGGCACCAGGAAGAAAATCAAGCCAGACGAAG GTTTTCGAAGGGAAAGCGCAGCAACCTCCGGGGCTCCTCCGTCAAATCGCTGAACTTCATCCCCGAAGAAGAGACCATTCCCGCCGCCTGCACCTCCGAAGccaacaccaacaccaccaccaccgccacggAGCCCAAGCGCTCCACCCgtaaaaacaaaccaaccacGGCGGACGTGGCAGAGGAAGCGAGCCATCCACCATCAGCTTTCCAGGCTGAGGACGTGCAGAACAAGAAGccggagctggtggaggagaaaaaggTGGACAAAACCAGCGAGGTGAACGATGCAGAAGACTGGTCGGACCACAGCGGCACCTCCCCCCGGACCTCGCCAGCGATACCCTCCCCCGGTGTCGTGGTCAGCATCTCCCCGTCGGACCGGTTGTCGGCCGAGGCCCTTGTCCCCCGGCTGCCTTCTCCTGGCCGCTCGGCCGCCAAGATTGCGATTGCGGGCGCAGCTCAAAGCTCTCGGCGCAGCTCGGTGCGGTGCTCCCTGAAGCTCCGCCACTCGCTGGCCGGCCTGCGGCACAGCATGACGCAGGAGTCGGTGCGTCGCGCCTCGCGCCGCTCCATGCTCAAGAGGAAGGTGTCTCGCGCGGGCAACTCGGCGTGTAGCAGCAACGTTGACG aggactccagtgtggattcTGCAGAGGAGAACAACAGAGAAGC CATCTTGGATGTTGCCATCGTAGACACGGAGGACAAAGCTGAAGCTCAAGAATggaaggaaatgccagag ATCCTGGTGAACCCGAGCCCCCGTCTGTCCATGCAACGCGTCACTCGATCTGTGGCTGCAAACTCTGTCGCACTGGCCCCCCCGCCGTTGTTTAGctctgaaaaaatgtttttgactcCCAGCAAGAGAACAG ttacTGACAAGCCGCCGACTTCACTGTCAGGTCCcaa GTCGCGCCAGAGTACCAAGCGCAAAGCACCAGACACAGCAGAAGAAAGTCCCACGAAGAAGCGCACTCCTCCCAAGAAAACTCAAAGT GCAATGAGGCCCAACATGAAATCTTTTCTCCACACTGTGCAGAAGAATCAGATGCTAATGATGACTCCGAATTCCCTCGGCCGGTCTGCTGTCATCAAGTCCTTCATTAAACACACCACCCCCCTGAAGATCGACCCgaag TTAAGCATTGGTATAGTG acAAAAGAGCGTTACAAGCTGGAAGCACTTAAGAGgaagcaggagctggaggaagaaagaatgaagaaaatggacgatgagaagaaaaagaaacaggatGAACTCAAAAG GAAGCGGGATGAGCGGCTGAGGAGAGTGTTTGAGGCCAAAGTAAaagaagagcagagggaggtggagaagaagaaaaagattgaGCAAAAGATGGCTCAGATTGATGAGAAAAATGATAAG CGAATGGCAGACGACAAAGCCAAAAAGAAGGTGGCCATTAAACGTcaagaggagctggagcagaagaGGAAGTTGGAAGAAGAggctaaaaagaagaagattcaGCAAGCA gaggaagagaagcggcAGCAGGAGTCACTGGCTAAGAagaaggccgaggaggaggaacagcgaGCTCGGAAGCTGGCGGAAGCTCGCCGCGCtttggagagggagagggagctggagctggagagagagcgGCTCGCTGCCGCTGCTGAAAG GGAGCGCATTGAAAAGGAAAAGGCCGTTGCTCTGCAAAGGGAACTGGAAAGagcagcgagagagaaagagaggagagacttggaggagaaaagaaaagcacttgAGAAAAGAATG GAGCGGCAGAGATTGGCTGCAGAAGAGCGAGAAGCTGCTGTGAAAaaggcggctgctgctgctgctgctgctgcagcacag GCTGCTTCTTCCCTCAATACGACTGTGGATATTGAG CGCTCTGTCATGAGCACCCCAGTGGGAAAAGGTGTTTGCCTCAACGTCACTGTGGATATTGAG AAATCCCCACAATCGTACTCCATCACGCCAAAGGGCGGCAACAAACCGCTGCCTAAAAGTGCGGACGATTACGGGATGGACCAAAACAGTGACGACTCCACTGATGACGAGTCCGCCCCGAGGAAGCCTATTCCGTCCTGGGCCGAAG GTCACCACCTGCAGCAGATCATTATGAAGCAGTACTTCAACCCTCCTGATCTGGACTCTTTCTTCGGAGTAGTTGAACCACCAAAACTGGAAAATATCTTTTACAAGAGCAAGCCTCGATACTTCAAGCGCACCAGCTCCGCTGTGTGGCACTCTCCTCCCATTGGAAGCAAATAA
- the incenp gene encoding inner centromere protein A isoform X1, with amino-acid sequence MNSVQSSVQSLMQLFDGKAQEFTNDINTVHMVWLEEIQQEANRMFSREFNAEPELMPKTPSQKKNSRRKRVSLGHQEENQARRRFSKGKRSNLRGSSVKSLNFIPEEETIPAACTSEANTNTTTTATEPKRSTRKNKPTTADVAEEASHPPSAFQAEDVQNKKPELVEEKKVDKTSEVNDAEDWSDHSGTSPRTSPAIPSPGVVVSISPSDRLSAEALVPRLPSPGRSAAKIAIAGAAQSSRRSSVRCSLKLRHSLAGLRHSMTQESVRRASRRSMLKRKVSRAGNSACSSNVDEDSSVDSAEENNREAILDVAIVDTEDKAEAQEWKEMPEILVNPSPRLSMQRVTRSVAANSVALAPPPLFSSEKMFLTPSKRTVTDKPPTSLSGPKSRQSTKRKAPDTAEESPTKKRTPPKKTQSAMRPNMKSFLHTVQKNQMLMMTPNSLGRSAVIKSFIKHTTPLKIDPKLSIGIVTKERYKLEALKRKQELEEERMKKMDDEKKKKQDELKRKRDERLRRVFEAKVKEEQREVEKKKKIEQKMAQIDEKNDKRMADDKAKKKVAIKRQEELEQKRKLEEEAKKKKIQQAEEEKRQQESLAKKKAEEEEQRARKLAEARRALERERELELERERLAAAAERERIEKEKAVALQRELERAAREKERRDLEEKRKALEKRMEERQRLAAEEREAAVKKAAAAAAAAAAQAASSLNTTVDIERSVMSTPVGKGVCLNVTVDIEKSPQSYSITPKGGNKPLPKSADDYGMDQNSDDSTDDESAPRKPIPSWAEGHHLQQIIMKQYFNPPDLDSFFGVVEPPKLENIFYKSKPRYFKRTSSAVWHSPPIGSK; translated from the exons ATGAACTCCGTACAGTCATCCGTACAGTCCCTCATGCAACTGTTTGATGGCAAAGCACAAGAATTTACCAATGACATTAATACTGTCCACATGGTTTGgctggaggagatccaacagGAGGCCAACCGAATGTTCTCCAG agAGTTTAATGCTGAGCCAGAATTGATGCCGAAAACTCCATCGCAGAAAAAGAATAGTCGGAGGAAGCGCGTGTCCTTGGGGCACCAGGAAGAAAATCAAGCCAGACGAAG GTTTTCGAAGGGAAAGCGCAGCAACCTCCGGGGCTCCTCCGTCAAATCGCTGAACTTCATCCCCGAAGAAGAGACCATTCCCGCCGCCTGCACCTCCGAAGccaacaccaacaccaccaccaccgccacggAGCCCAAGCGCTCCACCCgtaaaaacaaaccaaccacGGCGGACGTGGCAGAGGAAGCGAGCCATCCACCATCAGCTTTCCAGGCTGAGGACGTGCAGAACAAGAAGccggagctggtggaggagaaaaaggTGGACAAAACCAGCGAGGTGAACGATGCAGAAGACTGGTCGGACCACAGCGGCACCTCCCCCCGGACCTCGCCAGCGATACCCTCCCCCGGTGTCGTGGTCAGCATCTCCCCGTCGGACCGGTTGTCGGCCGAGGCCCTTGTCCCCCGGCTGCCTTCTCCTGGCCGCTCGGCCGCCAAGATTGCGATTGCGGGCGCAGCTCAAAGCTCTCGGCGCAGCTCGGTGCGGTGCTCCCTGAAGCTCCGCCACTCGCTGGCCGGCCTGCGGCACAGCATGACGCAGGAGTCGGTGCGTCGCGCCTCGCGCCGCTCCATGCTCAAGAGGAAGGTGTCTCGCGCGGGCAACTCGGCGTGTAGCAGCAACGTTGACG aggactccagtgtggattcTGCAGAGGAGAACAACAGAGAAGC CATCTTGGATGTTGCCATCGTAGACACGGAGGACAAAGCTGAAGCTCAAGAATggaaggaaatgccagag ATCCTGGTGAACCCGAGCCCCCGTCTGTCCATGCAACGCGTCACTCGATCTGTGGCTGCAAACTCTGTCGCACTGGCCCCCCCGCCGTTGTTTAGctctgaaaaaatgtttttgactcCCAGCAAGAGAACAG ttacTGACAAGCCGCCGACTTCACTGTCAGGTCCcaa GTCGCGCCAGAGTACCAAGCGCAAAGCACCAGACACAGCAGAAGAAAGTCCCACGAAGAAGCGCACTCCTCCCAAGAAAACTCAAAGT GCAATGAGGCCCAACATGAAATCTTTTCTCCACACTGTGCAGAAGAATCAGATGCTAATGATGACTCCGAATTCCCTCGGCCGGTCTGCTGTCATCAAGTCCTTCATTAAACACACCACCCCCCTGAAGATCGACCCgaag TTAAGCATTGGTATAGTG acAAAAGAGCGTTACAAGCTGGAAGCACTTAAGAGgaagcaggagctggaggaagaaagaatgaagaaaatggacgatgagaagaaaaagaaacaggatGAACTCAAAAG GAAGCGGGATGAGCGGCTGAGGAGAGTGTTTGAGGCCAAAGTAAaagaagagcagagggaggtggagaagaagaaaaagattgaGCAAAAGATGGCTCAGATTGATGAGAAAAATGATAAG CGAATGGCAGACGACAAAGCCAAAAAGAAGGTGGCCATTAAACGTcaagaggagctggagcagaagaGGAAGTTGGAAGAAGAggctaaaaagaagaagattcaGCAAGCA gaggaagagaagcggcAGCAGGAGTCACTGGCTAAGAagaaggccgaggaggaggaacagcgaGCTCGGAAGCTGGCGGAAGCTCGCCGCGCtttggagagggagagggagctggagctggagagagagcgGCTCGCTGCCGCTGCTGAAAG GGAGCGCATTGAAAAGGAAAAGGCCGTTGCTCTGCAAAGGGAACTGGAAAGagcagcgagagagaaagagaggagagacttggaggagaaaagaaaagcacttgAGAAAAGAATG GAGGAGCGGCAGAGATTGGCTGCAGAAGAGCGAGAAGCTGCTGTGAAAaaggcggctgctgctgctgctgctgctgcagcacag GCTGCTTCTTCCCTCAATACGACTGTGGATATTGAG CGCTCTGTCATGAGCACCCCAGTGGGAAAAGGTGTTTGCCTCAACGTCACTGTGGATATTGAG AAATCCCCACAATCGTACTCCATCACGCCAAAGGGCGGCAACAAACCGCTGCCTAAAAGTGCGGACGATTACGGGATGGACCAAAACAGTGACGACTCCACTGATGACGAGTCCGCCCCGAGGAAGCCTATTCCGTCCTGGGCCGAAG GTCACCACCTGCAGCAGATCATTATGAAGCAGTACTTCAACCCTCCTGATCTGGACTCTTTCTTCGGAGTAGTTGAACCACCAAAACTGGAAAATATCTTTTACAAGAGCAAGCCTCGATACTTCAAGCGCACCAGCTCCGCTGTGTGGCACTCTCCTCCCATTGGAAGCAAATAA
- the best1 gene encoding bestrophin-2, with protein sequence MTVTYSRRVADAGLGTFFHLLLRWKGSIYKLLYRELIIFTLLYYFFSIVYRFVMNNDQKRLFEKLSIYCDRYAELIPVSFVLGFYVTLVVSRWWGQFENVPWPDRLAALVGGHVRGADEASKLTRRTLMRYANLSGVLIYRSVSTAVYKRFPTMEHVVQAGLMTSDELRHLEDLRSPHNKFWVPCMWFVSLALRARTEGRINNDVALTAILTELNSLRAKCMKLYGYDWISLPLVYTQVATVAVYSFFLACLIGRQFLDPAQGYSGHDLDFYLPVFTLLQFFFYVGWLKVAEQLINPFGEDDDDFETNWLVDRNLQVSMLSVDEMYDSLPLVERDAYWNECEPQPPYTAASAEHRKPSFMGSALDISVPKEEMEFQSNLEQIKEHEEANYSTPLLGGLGRLLGVQSPNFPRSSRVPLLRRRPGAPLSRFPLYLHPEGPLTPGQSRQPPSHERDADYAFSSVPLYERPGCYSCPQTPIHCGPPAVPRPRPARRTQNDWGRSCSSLAPQTQPLPPDTPGHVPPPPSSAFPWLSEDGEVPSAPMFSFPDPPPVLCPISKLRPGHGLLSRRPPLRLIVDTLPSAEGQPGPPSARAVGGGGERVFSFTPPSRKAAPNPSDPNSSSGSINATGGAAGTAASLCNGTSHVSFSNHGNFSTNVRSSNGGTNGGPSSSSSNNNNNANTVPTSAASPRQGTSQQHSPNDSGISLAEGDLLGVLVEGGGNKAAGGKEQG encoded by the exons ATGACCGTGACGTACTCCCGCAGGGTTGCCGACGCGGGTCTGGGGACCTtctttcacctgctgctgcGCTGGAAGGGCAGCATTTATAAACTGCTGTACAGAGAGCTCATCATCTTCACTCTCCTCTACTACTTCTTCAGTATTGTTTATAG GTTTGTGATGAACAATGACCAGAAAAGGCTGTTTGAGAAGCTGTCGATATACTGTGACCGCTACGCAGAACTCATCCCGGTGTCTTTCGTGCTGG GTTTCTATGTCACCTTGGTCGTGTCCCGCTGGTGGGGCCAGTTTGAGAACGTCCCCTGGCCCGACCGCTTAGCAGCGCTAGTGGGCGGCCACGTTCGGGGAGCCGACGAGGCCTCCAAGCTGACCCGACGGACCCTGATGCGATACGCCAACCTCTCTGGTGTGCTCATCTACCGCTCCGTCAGCACGGCCGTCTACAAGAGGTTTCCCACCATGGAGCACGTGGTGCAGGCAG GTTTGATGACGTCGGACGAGCTGAGGCACCTGGAGGACCTGCGCTCTCCTCACAACAAGTTCTGGGTTCCCTGCATGTGGTTCGTCAGCCTGGCGCTGAGGGCTCGGACTGAGGGTCGCATCAACAACGACGTGGCTCTCACAGCCATTCTCACT GAGCTGAACAGCTTACGGGCAAAGTGTATGAAGCTGTACGGTTACGACTGGATCAGCCTGCCTCTCGTCTACACCCAG GTGGCGACGGTGGCGGTCTACAGCTTCTTCCTGGCCTGCCTGATTGGCCGCCAGTTCTTGGATCCGGCTCAAGGTTACTCGGGTCACGATCTGGACTTCTACCTGCCCGTTTTCACGCTGCTGCAGTTTTTCTTCTACGTTGGTTGGCTGAAG GTTGCTGAGCAACTCATAAACCCTTTCGGTGAAGACGACGACGACTTTGAAACCAACTGGCTGGTCGATCGCAATTTACAG GTGTCCATGTTGTCTGTGGACGAGATGTACGACAGCCTGCCGCTGGTGGAGAGGGATGCGTACTGGAACGAGTGTGAACCTCAGCCTCCTTACACCGCCGCCAGCGCTGAACACCGCAAACCCTCCTTCATGGGCTCGGCCCTGGACATCAG TGTTCccaaggaggagatggagtttCAGTCCAATCTGGAGCAAATTAAAGAGCACGAGGAAGCAAACTACTCCACCCCGCTGCTCGGAGGGCTGGGTCGGCTCCTTGGTGTCCAGTCCCCGAACTTCCCCCGCTCCTCCCGGGTGCCTCTGCTACGCCGCCGCCCGGGAGCTCCGCTCAGCCGCTTCCCTCTCTACCTGCACCCGGAGGGCCCGTTGACTCCGGGTCAAAGCCGCCAGCCCCCGAGCCACGAGCGAGATGCCGACTACGCCTTCTCCAGCGTGCCCCTATACGAGAGACCCGGCTGCTACAGCTGCCCGCAGACGCCCATCCACTGCGGGCCCCCCGCGGTGCCCCGCCCTCGCCCCGCCCGGCGGACCCAGAACGACTGGGGCCGCAGCTGCAGCTCGCTGGCTCCTCAGACGCAGCCGCTGCCTCCCGACACCCCCGGACACGTGCCCCCGCCGCCCTCCTCCGCTTTCCCCTGGCTAAGCGAGGACGGCGAGGTCCCGAGCGCCCCTATGTTCTCGTTCCCGGACCCTCCACCTGTGCTCTGCCCGATATCTAAACTGAGACCCGGGCACGGCCTGCTGTCTCGCCGCCCTCCACTCCGGCTCATTGTGGACACCCTCCCCTCAGCGGAAGGACAGCCGGGCCCCCCGAGCGCTCGGGCCGTGGGAGGCGGGGGAGAGAGGGTGTTCTCGTTCACCCCCCCGTCCCGCAAAGCAGCGCCGAATCCCAGCGACCCCAACAGCAGCTCTGGCAGCATTAACGCAACGGGCGGCGCCGCGGGCACGGCGGCAAGCCTCTGCAACGGTACGAGTCACGTGAGTTTTAGTAACCATGGCAACTTCAGCACCAACGTGAGATCAAGCAACGGGGGCACAAACGGTgggccgagcagcagcagcagcaacaacaacaacaatgcaaacACCGTGCCCACGTCAGCAGCGTCACCGCGGCAAGGAACCAGCCAGCAACACTCACCAAACGATTCGGGGATCTCATTGGCTGAGGGGGACCTGCTGGGCGTGTTGGTGGAAGGGGGCGGGAACAAGGCGGCAGGAGGGAAGGAGCAGGGCTGA
- the incenp gene encoding inner centromere protein A isoform X3 codes for MNSVQSSVQSLMQLFDGKAQEFTNDINTVHMVWLEEIQQEANRMFSREFNAEPELMPKTPSQKKNSRRKRVSLGHQEENQARRRFSKGKRSNLRGSSVKSLNFIPEEETIPAACTSEANTNTTTTATEPKRSTRKNKPTTADVAEEASHPPSAFQAEDVQNKKPELVEEKKVDKTSEVNDAEDWSDHSGTSPRTSPAIPSPGVVVSISPSDRLSAEALVPRLPSPGRSAAKIAIAGAAQSSRRSSVRCSLKLRHSLAGLRHSMTQESVRRASRRSMLKRKVSRAGNSACSSNVDEDSSVDSAEENNREAILDVAIVDTEDKAEAQEWKEMPEILVNPSPRLSMQRVTRSVAANSVALAPPPLFSSEKMFLTPSKRTVTDKPPTSLSGPKSRQSTKRKAPDTAEESPTKKRTPPKKTQSAMRPNMKSFLHTVQKNQMLMMTPNSLGRSAVIKSFIKHTTPLKIDPKTKERYKLEALKRKQELEEERMKKMDDEKKKKQDELKRKRDERLRRVFEAKVKEEQREVEKKKKIEQKMAQIDEKNDKRMADDKAKKKVAIKRQEELEQKRKLEEEAKKKKIQQAEEEKRQQESLAKKKAEEEEQRARKLAEARRALERERELELERERLAAAAERERIEKEKAVALQRELERAAREKERRDLEEKRKALEKRMEERQRLAAEEREAAVKKAAAAAAAAAAQAASSLNTTVDIERSVMSTPVGKGVCLNVTVDIEKSPQSYSITPKGGNKPLPKSADDYGMDQNSDDSTDDESAPRKPIPSWAEGHHLQQIIMKQYFNPPDLDSFFGVVEPPKLENIFYKSKPRYFKRTSSAVWHSPPIGSK; via the exons ATGAACTCCGTACAGTCATCCGTACAGTCCCTCATGCAACTGTTTGATGGCAAAGCACAAGAATTTACCAATGACATTAATACTGTCCACATGGTTTGgctggaggagatccaacagGAGGCCAACCGAATGTTCTCCAG agAGTTTAATGCTGAGCCAGAATTGATGCCGAAAACTCCATCGCAGAAAAAGAATAGTCGGAGGAAGCGCGTGTCCTTGGGGCACCAGGAAGAAAATCAAGCCAGACGAAG GTTTTCGAAGGGAAAGCGCAGCAACCTCCGGGGCTCCTCCGTCAAATCGCTGAACTTCATCCCCGAAGAAGAGACCATTCCCGCCGCCTGCACCTCCGAAGccaacaccaacaccaccaccaccgccacggAGCCCAAGCGCTCCACCCgtaaaaacaaaccaaccacGGCGGACGTGGCAGAGGAAGCGAGCCATCCACCATCAGCTTTCCAGGCTGAGGACGTGCAGAACAAGAAGccggagctggtggaggagaaaaaggTGGACAAAACCAGCGAGGTGAACGATGCAGAAGACTGGTCGGACCACAGCGGCACCTCCCCCCGGACCTCGCCAGCGATACCCTCCCCCGGTGTCGTGGTCAGCATCTCCCCGTCGGACCGGTTGTCGGCCGAGGCCCTTGTCCCCCGGCTGCCTTCTCCTGGCCGCTCGGCCGCCAAGATTGCGATTGCGGGCGCAGCTCAAAGCTCTCGGCGCAGCTCGGTGCGGTGCTCCCTGAAGCTCCGCCACTCGCTGGCCGGCCTGCGGCACAGCATGACGCAGGAGTCGGTGCGTCGCGCCTCGCGCCGCTCCATGCTCAAGAGGAAGGTGTCTCGCGCGGGCAACTCGGCGTGTAGCAGCAACGTTGACG aggactccagtgtggattcTGCAGAGGAGAACAACAGAGAAGC CATCTTGGATGTTGCCATCGTAGACACGGAGGACAAAGCTGAAGCTCAAGAATggaaggaaatgccagag ATCCTGGTGAACCCGAGCCCCCGTCTGTCCATGCAACGCGTCACTCGATCTGTGGCTGCAAACTCTGTCGCACTGGCCCCCCCGCCGTTGTTTAGctctgaaaaaatgtttttgactcCCAGCAAGAGAACAG ttacTGACAAGCCGCCGACTTCACTGTCAGGTCCcaa GTCGCGCCAGAGTACCAAGCGCAAAGCACCAGACACAGCAGAAGAAAGTCCCACGAAGAAGCGCACTCCTCCCAAGAAAACTCAAAGT GCAATGAGGCCCAACATGAAATCTTTTCTCCACACTGTGCAGAAGAATCAGATGCTAATGATGACTCCGAATTCCCTCGGCCGGTCTGCTGTCATCAAGTCCTTCATTAAACACACCACCCCCCTGAAGATCGACCCgaag acAAAAGAGCGTTACAAGCTGGAAGCACTTAAGAGgaagcaggagctggaggaagaaagaatgaagaaaatggacgatgagaagaaaaagaaacaggatGAACTCAAAAG GAAGCGGGATGAGCGGCTGAGGAGAGTGTTTGAGGCCAAAGTAAaagaagagcagagggaggtggagaagaagaaaaagattgaGCAAAAGATGGCTCAGATTGATGAGAAAAATGATAAG CGAATGGCAGACGACAAAGCCAAAAAGAAGGTGGCCATTAAACGTcaagaggagctggagcagaagaGGAAGTTGGAAGAAGAggctaaaaagaagaagattcaGCAAGCA gaggaagagaagcggcAGCAGGAGTCACTGGCTAAGAagaaggccgaggaggaggaacagcgaGCTCGGAAGCTGGCGGAAGCTCGCCGCGCtttggagagggagagggagctggagctggagagagagcgGCTCGCTGCCGCTGCTGAAAG GGAGCGCATTGAAAAGGAAAAGGCCGTTGCTCTGCAAAGGGAACTGGAAAGagcagcgagagagaaagagaggagagacttggaggagaaaagaaaagcacttgAGAAAAGAATG GAGGAGCGGCAGAGATTGGCTGCAGAAGAGCGAGAAGCTGCTGTGAAAaaggcggctgctgctgctgctgctgctgcagcacag GCTGCTTCTTCCCTCAATACGACTGTGGATATTGAG CGCTCTGTCATGAGCACCCCAGTGGGAAAAGGTGTTTGCCTCAACGTCACTGTGGATATTGAG AAATCCCCACAATCGTACTCCATCACGCCAAAGGGCGGCAACAAACCGCTGCCTAAAAGTGCGGACGATTACGGGATGGACCAAAACAGTGACGACTCCACTGATGACGAGTCCGCCCCGAGGAAGCCTATTCCGTCCTGGGCCGAAG GTCACCACCTGCAGCAGATCATTATGAAGCAGTACTTCAACCCTCCTGATCTGGACTCTTTCTTCGGAGTAGTTGAACCACCAAAACTGGAAAATATCTTTTACAAGAGCAAGCCTCGATACTTCAAGCGCACCAGCTCCGCTGTGTGGCACTCTCCTCCCATTGGAAGCAAATAA